One region of uncultured Methanolobus sp. genomic DNA includes:
- a CDS encoding ribose 1,5-bisphosphate isomerase translates to MDDLNTTAEKIKTMEIRGAGRIAVAASAALRDYVMTLKSLPMSEFNVKLEEAAKTLVDTRPTAVSLPNAVALTKRHNATNVYDAIDEITENAEKFITNAEQALGKIGKIGAERIHDGDVIMTHCNSHAALSIIKTAFDQGKDISVIATESRPRRQGFITIRELNDYGIPTSLIVDSAVRLTMKEVDLVVVGADSISINGALINKIGTSQLAMAAREARRNVIVAAETYKFSPRTLLGEMVEIEDRSSDEVIDADILKELPNVKVRNPAFDVTPAEYIDLIITEVGAFPPAMAFTILRDYLGLEMEI, encoded by the coding sequence ATGGACGACCTGAATACTACAGCAGAGAAGATAAAGACGATGGAGATCAGGGGTGCTGGAAGAATTGCAGTTGCAGCTTCTGCGGCACTCAGGGACTATGTAATGACGCTGAAATCACTGCCAATGAGTGAGTTCAATGTCAAACTGGAAGAAGCCGCTAAAACGCTTGTGGATACCAGACCAACAGCGGTCTCTTTACCAAATGCAGTTGCCCTTACGAAAAGGCACAATGCCACCAATGTTTATGATGCAATCGATGAGATTACAGAAAACGCTGAAAAATTCATTACAAATGCAGAACAGGCACTGGGTAAGATTGGAAAGATAGGTGCAGAGCGTATCCATGATGGCGATGTCATCATGACACACTGCAATTCCCATGCAGCACTTTCAATCATCAAAACCGCTTTTGATCAGGGTAAGGATATTTCAGTCATTGCCACGGAATCCAGACCCCGAAGACAGGGTTTCATTACTATAAGGGAATTGAACGATTATGGAATTCCTACATCTCTTATCGTAGATTCCGCTGTGAGACTGACCATGAAGGAAGTTGACCTTGTTGTTGTAGGTGCAGACTCGATTTCCATTAACGGAGCACTCATTAACAAAATAGGTACTTCCCAGCTTGCAATGGCAGCCCGGGAAGCCCGCAGGAATGTGATCGTTGCTGCCGAGACCTACAAATTCAGTCCTCGCACTCTTCTTGGTGAAATGGTTGAAATTGAAGATCGTTCCAGTGATGAAGTAATAGATGCCGATATTCTCAAAGAGCTTCCGAATGTCAAGGTCAGGAACCCGGCTTTCGATGTAACTCCGGCAGAGTACATCGACCTTATTATAACTGAAGTCGGTGCTTTCCCACCTGCAATGGCTTTCACAATTCTCAGGGATTATCTGGGTCTTGAAATGGAAATTTGA
- a CDS encoding helix-hairpin-helix domain-containing protein: MLYVFREAVYFASNEEHDPELLKWWNWKD; the protein is encoded by the coding sequence ATGCTCTATGTTTTCAGAGAAGCAGTTTATTTTGCATCCAATGAAGAGCATGACCCTGAACTTCTAAAATGGTGGAACTGGAAAGACTGA
- a CDS encoding recombinase family protein: MTSKTDSDAAGTKVACYIRTSTENQAESVKLQSEELQRYCQSRGWSIHKEYTDFGFSGKNDDRPEFQRMMKDAQEGRFSIVLVTKIDRFARSLVDCLVNIELLESYNIGFIATSQPIDTTSSMGKLTLQVMGAFSEFERNIIRERMESGRRAAEKRGVVCHRPRKVIPEKKLIELIDKKLSANACAKFFETSASTITDRLKELGYQYHNGEWKQC; encoded by the coding sequence ATGACATCGAAAACAGACTCCGACGCCGCCGGAACAAAGGTAGCATGTTACATTAGAACCAGCACAGAAAATCAAGCTGAATCCGTCAAATTGCAGTCTGAAGAGCTTCAGAGATATTGTCAATCACGTGGATGGAGTATTCACAAGGAATACACGGATTTTGGCTTCTCAGGCAAGAATGATGATAGACCTGAATTCCAGAGAATGATGAAGGATGCTCAGGAAGGACGCTTCAGTATTGTTCTTGTGACCAAGATAGACCGTTTTGCAAGGAGTCTTGTTGATTGTCTTGTGAACATTGAATTGCTGGAATCATATAATATAGGCTTCATTGCAACCTCACAGCCTATTGATACCACTTCCAGCATGGGAAAGTTGACACTGCAAGTCATGGGTGCTTTCAGTGAATTTGAACGCAATATTATCAGAGAAAGGATGGAATCAGGCAGGAGAGCAGCAGAAAAGAGAGGTGTTGTTTGTCATAGACCACGTAAGGTGATTCCAGAAAAGAAGCTCATTGAACTTATAGACAAAAAATTATCTGCAAATGCATGTGCTAAGTTTTTTGAAACCAGCGCAAGCACCATCACAGACAGATTGAAAGAACTTGGATATCAGTATCATAATGGTGAATGGAAACAATGCTGA